In Rutidosis leptorrhynchoides isolate AG116_Rl617_1_P2 chromosome 2, CSIRO_AGI_Rlap_v1, whole genome shotgun sequence, one genomic interval encodes:
- the LOC139893701 gene encoding ras-related protein RABF1-like, with amino-acid sequence MGCSSSLPDRSAGRVGGLNRDNVESDAKNLKVKLVLLGDSGVGKSCIVLRFVRGQFDPTSKVTVGASFLSQTIALQDSTTVKFEIWDTAGQERYAALAPLYYRGAAVGVIVYDITNPDSFHKAQYWVKELQKHGSPDIVLALVGNKADLQEKREVSVQDGMDYAEKNGMFFIETSAKTADNINQLFEEIAKRLPRPNPS; translated from the exons ATGGGTTGCTCCTCCTCCCTTCCAG ATAGGAGTGCGGGGCGAGTAGGCGGACTTAATCGGGATAACGTCGAATCCGATGCAAAAAATTTAAAAGTCAAG CTGGTTCTGTTAGGGGACTCTGGTGTTGGGAAAAGTTGCATTGTTCTTCGCTTTGTTCGCGGTCAGTTTGATCCAACATCCAAAGTGACTGTTGGAGCTTCATTCTTGTCACAGACTATCGCTCTGCAGGATTCAACAACAGTTAAATTTGAGATTTGGGATACTGCTGGACAGGAAAG GTATGCAGCACTAGCCCCACTTTATTACCGAGGTGCTGCAGTTGGAGTAATTGTGTATGATATAACTAATCCCGACTCATTTCATAAAGCTCAATATTGGGTGAAG GAACTACAAAAGCATGGGAGCCCTGATATTGTGTTGGCTTTAGTTGGCAACAAGGCCGATCTTCAAGAAAAACGGGAGGTGTCAGTTCAA GATGGAATGGATTATGCCGAAAAGAATGGAATGTTTTTCATTGAAACTTCTGCCAAGACAGCTGATAACATTAATCAGTTATTCGAG GAAATTGCCAAGAGATTACCACGACCCAATCCATCGTAA